The genomic region AACTGGCGGAACTTCTGTTCGCTTGGAAGGTCGTCAAGCACGTTAAATCTAACGCAATTTTAGTCTCGCGCGATCGCGCCACCTTGGGCGTCGGCGCCGGACAAATGAACCGGGTTGGGGCGGTCAAAATTGCCCTGGAAGAAGCCGGAGACCGCGCCCAAGGCGCCGTTTTGGCCTCCGATGGCTTTTTCCCCTTCGACGACTCCGTAAGAACGGCGGCGGCGGCAGGCATCACCGCGATCGTCCAACCGGGGGGCAGTATGCGCGATCGAGATTCGATCGCCGCCGCCAACGAACTCGGCATCGTCATGGTCTTGACGGGAATGCGGCATTTCTTACATTAATGTAGGCATTAATATAGGCATTAATGTAAGTCAGGCATCGGGCCGACTTCTAGACAAGACAAAATCAATTCTGTGGGGCAGGCATCGGGCCTGCCCGTTACTCCTGTCCATTCCCTCTTGATTTTCTTTTCAATAAAGCCTAAAAATATTCTCTCATCTCGACGATCTCATCTTGTTAACATTAGGAAGAAAAAAATATGCGCGATCTCGCCCCTTTACTGCCCAGCAACTGGCAAGAATGGATTGCCAACCATAAATCTCGCAAGATTGCCGACGGTGAAATCGTCAACGCCATGATCGAACAAGGCATTGACATTAGAATAGCGACAGCAGCCGTTAAGGAAATTATTCCCACCGAGAAGAACAATGGCGATCGCGCTACCGATGGCAAAATTGCACAACTCGAAGCCAAAATTGCCCAACAAGCCGAACAACTCAAAAGCTTAAAACTACAACTCGATATTTATTACGATTTAGAACAACTCGAACCCAATTTCGGCAAAGTCGAACGGCGATCGGGGTTATCCCGTCAAGAATTCCTCGAAAACTATTACGCCAAAAATCGCCCCGTTATCTTGACCGATATCGTTCCCCAGTGGAAAGCTCATTCACGGTGGACCCCCGACTATCTCAAAAAAAAATACGGTCATCTCGACGTTTCCGTTCAGTACGATCGCCACTCCAACCCGCTTTATGAAATCGAAAAAGAAAAACATCAAAAAACGATGAAATTAGGCGAATATGCCGATCTCGTCGTCAATGGCGGTAAAACAAATCAATATTATATGGTGCCCTTTAACGCCAATATTCTCAAAGATGAATTTCAAGGCTTATTTGAAGATGTCCAACTCTCCGACAACTATTTCGATCGCAGCTTAGGACGAGAACGTTTCTCATTTTGGTTCGGTCCGGAAGGAACGATTACCCCGCTTCATTTTGACCTGATGAATAGTTTTCTCTGTCAGGTTTACGGACGCAAACGGATGCGACTAATTTCGCCCAACCAAAAACATCTCATGTACAACTACATGAGTTTCCACACCCCAATCGATCTCGACCGTCCGGATTTTACAAAATACCCTTTATTTAAAAACGTTAACGTCATCGACGTCGTGATTCACCCCGGTGAAGCGATGTTTGTTCCGGCGGGGTGGTGGCATCACGTCACTGCTTTAGATATTACCATTTCCCTCTCGGTGATGAATTTTGTTTTTCCGAACGGTTACGACCACTTACTCAGTAAAAATTACGAGATTTAGAAGGAAAGCGATCGCGGACTATGCAAGCGGATTTAGACTCTATCGATCTAACTATTTTACTGCGTGGCGGTCATCAATGCCAGCTTTCTGTCTCGCCAGATAGCAAACTGCTGCGTTCTCTGTTCGAGGCGTTAGCCAACGTCAAATCTGAAGATTATCGGGGAGAATTATTCAAAATCCCTTTAGAAGAAGGACGATCGACCTTGTATTTTCCTCCGCAATCTTTAGTGGCGATCGCCACTCAGCCAACAATTGACCTGCATTCCTTATTTCCAGAAACAGAAGCACCACAAAAAAGTTTATCGTTTCCGCCAAGAACCCTGAAAACTGAATATATTCAAATTGAAAACTTTCTCGATCGCCAATCTCATCAAACCCTGACCAATTACGTTATCAACCATCAAAATGATTTCCGGCGATCGCCCCTTTACCGTCCTTACCCGCATTCCTTTGCAAGCTTGCGAACCCTCTTAGTAGACCGTTTAAAGGCGATCGCCCCCGATATCCTCAGTAAATTGGGAATCCCTCATTTTCCGATCGCCGAAATTGAAGCCGAATTGACTCCGGCGATCGCCGTCCCACAACTGCAAATAAATGGCGATAATGACGCCCCGGAAACGCAAAGGCGATCGGTCAGTTTTCTCTATTTCTTCTATCCCGAACCGCGAGGATTCATGGGGGGACAGATTCGCCTTTACGACACGCAAATCGAAAATAATGTTTGCATTCCTGCCAAATCTTATCAAACTATCGAGACGAGGAATAATTCGGCGCTATTTTTCTTGAGTCCGACCCCTTATGAAATGCTAGAATTGAAACCGCGATCGGCCAACATGGCAGACCACTGCTTTATCTTCAGAGGGTGGCTGTGTCGGGGGGAGACCAAGCGGGGATAGAAAGCAGGGAGAGAACGTCGAGAGTTCGCTTCTCGCATGAAGATTCACTCGAACGAGAAACTACAAACCATCACTAAGAATTATGAGCGCAACTACGCAAAATATCGAGTCTCAAGTTCACGTTATGATGTTGATTGAAGGGGGACATCAATGCGAATTGTCTCTCAGTTTCGACTCGCCATTATTACTGGAATTACTCGAAGCATTGCAAAACCGTTCTCAGGGAGAAACGGAGAATAATCGCCTCTTTCAAATTCCCGTAGATGAGGGGCGATCGATGTTGTATTTTCCCAGTCATTCGATCGTGGCGATCGCCACCGATCCGCCGTTGACGTTCGGCGAAACAGGCGAACTCAAAGAAATGACTCAAATGGTTCAATCCCCGCCCGAACCGACCCCCACGCCGCAAGCGGAGACCCCACAAATTCAGGCGCAAAGTACCGCCGATCCCAACTCCAGCAATGGTCCAGTTTTAATCGAATCTCGTTACTTCCAAATCGAAAACTTTTTAACCCCAAAAGAACATAATCGCTTATTAAATTACGTCCTGAACAAAAAATCCGAGTTCGTCCAAAGTACGGTATCGAGTGGCGATCCAGAATATCGCAAATCCCTACTGTTATTCTATTTTGAAGATTTCGCGGAACTGATTCAAGCCCGCCTCAAACAAAATTTCTCGACGATTTGCAAGGAGTTGGGAATTGGCGAGTTTCCCATCAGTCAAATTGAAACCCAAATCACCGCCCATAATGACGGGCATTATTATAAAGCCCACAATGACAACGGCGACGAAAAAACTGCAACTCGGGCGATCAGTTACGTTTATTATTTCAACCGCGAACCAAAACAGTTCTCGGGGGGAGAATTAAAAATTTACGATAGTTGGAAGCACAACGAATCCTATTACACGATGGCGGCGGAATCGTCGAAAGTCGTGCAACCGTACAATAACAGTATTGTCTTTTTTAGTAGTAGTTGCTGTCACGAAGTCCAACCCGTTCGCTGTTCTTCTAATGATTTTGCAGACAGTCGCTTTACCCTCAACGGTTGGATTCGTTATTGAGGGTCTGGAAGTTGCCGAATGAAGAGATGAAATAGGAAGCGTAGGGGCGCTATTTTGGATTTTTTGCGCCCCTACATCGTGAAGCTTGCATCTGCTTTTACGGTTTTGCTAGGGAATGAAGGCGAAAACGGCGGCGGGAGATCCGCTACCTTTTTGCAGGCGCAAAATACCGATCGCCAATGTGGTTCCCGTCGGGGGAAGGCGGTCTAAATTGGCAAGATTTTCTAAAACAATGCCCTGTTTTGCCAAGATTTGACGATTGGTGGCGAAGCGATCGTCTTGTCCGGGATCGACGCCGTGAGTGTCGGTTCCGACGCCGCCGATTTGTCGTCGTTCGAGTAAAAATTGGCTGGTTTCCGCCGCAAAACCGGGGAAATGGCGATCGTTGATAAATTGTTCCCCTGAAGCCCAGCGTTGTTGCCAACCCGTGTATAAAAGAACGACGCTGCCGGGGGCGATCGCGCCGTGTAGGGCTTCCCAGGCGAGGATGTCGGCAATTTCTACAACCGAGTCCGGGTGGGCGATCGCGCGATCGCGCCAGTCGAGAACCACCGCCGGGAGGATTAAAGATTCGGCAGCATAAGCATCGATACCGACGCCATCGGTATAAAAACTGTTGGGCGCGTTGATGTGAGTAGCGCTATGTTCTCCCATCGAAAATCGCCGCAAATAATAGCCGTCTTCCGGCAGTTGGGCGATCGCCTCGAACTCGACCGGGGGATCCCCGGGCCATCGCGGGATCTCGGGGTGAATGGGGTGACTGAGATGAATCACTTGAGAATAAACAATCTGTTTCATGGCGGTTCAAATGATTCCCTAAAATTATTTAAAATTATTCCCCAAACGAAGGATTGGCAGGGATCTACGCGGGGACAAATCGGATCCGAATCCCTTCGGAAAAATCAACGGTTCTCGGTAAGGATATACTAGCCCTTGACACGCTTACGATCTTTGTTGAAATTGTCAGGGGAAAGGAGAATCATGCAAGAACTCAAACACATCACCGCTTGGGTTAAAGAACAATATGCAGAAAGTTATTTACTCACTTGGCTGTTAAGTCAGCCGGGGTTATGGTGGTGCGATGGAGAAATTTATGAGGCGGCTTTGCTTAAAGATGGCGATCGCCTCAAAGCGTTGATTCAAAAACACGAACAAAGCGAATTACTCACTGGAATTACCGAAAAACTCGCCCGCGATGAAAGCTGGGATGCCCTCGCCAGCAGTCTGACCCGCATTTTTGAGGTGTATCAAGAAGAGCTGACAAAATTGCAAGATGCCCGCCGCAAGCGCGAAATTTTGCAACGGCGTCAGGGGGGCAATCATAAAAATTCCGGCGACGGTTGGTCGCGGGAAGTGTCGAAACCGTTACCGCAACCCCACGCCGACCCCCTGACGGGAATTGATGGCTGAGTGGGGACGGCGATCGGCAAAAACTCGGCGAAATCGTTAAATTATGTCAATGACAAGATTTCGCGCAATATCGATCGCCATGCTACACCGATTCACACGAATTGTTTTGACTTTAACCTGCTGCGTCGCCCTCCTCGCCACAGTTTGGGGAGGGTCTACCCCGGCGAACGCGGCCCCGATGGCCTTTAGCGAAAGCCACAGCGCCCTTGAAGTGTTCCGGGAGGCGTATGAAAACCGCTATACCTGGGATGAAGACTTTCCCGGTTACCAGGCGGCGGTGGAGGTCAACTGGAACGGGGAGACCTATCGCGGTCAACTCCGTCTCGATGCGGATTTGAACGGCGAAGTCACGGGGATTGATAACCCGGAAGTGACGAAGGAAGTGTCGCAACAGTTGAATATGTTGGCGACTCACCGACACGCGGTTCCTTTTGAACGTGCCCACGAGGAAGAGAGTTTTAATTTCGGAGAAATCCGCAATAATGGCGCGGTCGAAATCGATCAAATTGGGGGAACGCCATCTTATTATTTGGTGCGCGATCGCAAAATCGTGCAAGTCAATCGCTTGATGGGTGAAGTGGCGGTTAAAGTCGATTTATTGGGCGATCGCGATACGCCAAATGGCTATCTCGGCACCCAATATCGCGCGGTATTTACGGCAGATGCTACGGGAGAAACCTTAGCAAAGGTAAATTTTGAAGATTTTTACGACAAAATCGGCGGTTATTACATCCCGACTCGCCAAAAAATTGAAACGGTAGAAACGGGGAAAACTAGTCAGGTCAAAATTGATTTGACGGACGTGCAGTTATTATCGTAATGCTCAAAAAAGACCCGATCGCCTCTCTTGATATTGAAGACGGGCGATCGGGGGGGTAGAATTTTAGATTTTAGATTGGGGATTTTAGATTTTAGATTTCAAAATCATCTTTCATGTCCACAGAAGCGTGCAGCTACAGCATTTTCCTCTGGGAGGCAAGACATTTAGATAGATCCCCCTAAATCCCCCTTAAAAAGGGGGACTTTCCTCGTCCCCCCGAAATCCCCCCAACCATCCCCCCAACCCCCCTTTGAAAGGGGGGCGAAGGGGGGATAGGGCGATCGGCGCTGTACCTCATCAGATGCCCGAGTGCAGCTAACCAGCCCTCAAGCTACTATCTTGCAGACAATCTTGCAGAGAAAAAAGAGCTTGAGGGAAGCAAAAATCGAGCCAAATCGCTTACAAATGCGATCGCACGAAGCGTTCTAAACGATCCATCCCTTTCTCAATCGTCGGTAAATCTGTCGCATAGGAAAGGCGGATGCAATCGTCGGCGCCGAAAGCGATTCCGGGAATCGTCGCCACATTTTCCCGGTCTAATAATGCCTTGCAAAAATCGAGAGATTTCATCCCCGTTTGGCTGATATTGGGAAACACGTAAAACGCGCCTTTGGGTTCGGGACAGGTCAATCCGGGGATAGCTTTGAGGCGATCGAGAATGTAGGTGCGTCGTTTGGCAAAGGCTTGACGCATTTCTTCGACGCAATCTTGGGATCCTTCCAGGGCCGCGATCGCCCCGTATTGAGCAAAGGTGCAGACATTCGAGGTACTGTGACTTTGCAGGGTACTCACCGCTTTAATTAACTCTAGCGGTCCGGCGAGAAATCCCAACCGCCATCCGGTCATCGAGTAAGCTTTGGCAAAACCGTTACTAATAATCGTCCGGGCGAAGATTTCCGGCGATAACGAACCGATACTGACTTGTTCGGCGTCGTCGTAGATGATTTTTTCGTAAATTTCGTCAGAAACTACCAAAATATCGCGTTCGACAACCACTTCGGCGATCGCGCGCAATTCTTGGGGAGTATAGACCATTCCGGTCGGATTGGACGGCGAATTGAGGACTAACAAGCGCGTTTTCGGCGTGCAAGCGTCGCGCAACTGTTGCGGGGTGAGTTTGTAGCCGTTTTCCGCCGTGGTATCGACAATTTTGGGAGTCCCTTCGGCGAGTTTGACCATTTCCGGGTAACTCAACCAATAGGGGGCCGGGATAATGACTTCGTCGCCGGGATCGAGTAGGGCCACCATCAGGTTATAAAGGGAATGTTTGCCCCCGTTGGTGACGATCGTATTCTCGGCTTGATAGTCGAGTTGATTTTCTGTTTGCAGTTTAGCGGCGATCGCCGCGCGCAATTGCGGATCGCCAGCAGCCGGGCCGTATTTGGTTTTTCCCTCGTCCAGTGCTTTTTTGGCGGCAGCTTTAATATGGTCGGGCGTGTCAAAATCCGGTTCGCCCGCGCTAAAGCTACAAACATCGATACCTTCCGCCTTCATCGCTTTGGCTTGGGCGGAAATCGCTAAGGTGAGGGAGGGAGTCACCTGACCAACTCTTGCTGCCAGCTTCATGCCTAATTCTGTTAACTGTTTACGAATTTGCTTCGACCGCAATATTCTACTTTACTGGCAACGGCTCTAACTCGCTAGAGATGTCAGCCGATCGTAACATCGAGCTAATCGAGAACGCTGCGGCGATCGGCTAAGGCATTCACCGGGACGGGAGAGCTGGGTAAAATACTGTTGCAGTGGCGATCGCTGCGTTCGGAACAGGCTTCGTTCCGTTCGGAGACTTCGGCGAGGGTCTCGGAGTGGACCGCACTCGCCGGGACGGAGGGAACCCGGTTCGCCTCGGGGCTGGGGTTGGAGGAAAGGGCGCGATCGCCCAGCGACGCCTTCGGCGGATCGCCACCGTGAGCCCGTTCGCTGCTAATTTTGACTGATTCGGACAGTTGAGAACCGACGGTTACGTATAATAAACCCGTCAGCACGACAGCCAGCAGCAAACGATGCAACGGTTCGGGAGTGCGATCGCCTTCGTTGTCTGAATAAGAGTCTGGAATGTACTGTTTCATTATCGGCCTCCCGAATCGGTATTTCGAGCTAAAAAAGATGCCAGTCGATATCAGTTGCACCCCGATTCATAAAGGCTCCGGAAACCTTTTAATAATAGTTAGTTAAGGATCCGCATTCATTTTTTCAAAAAGTTTAGCTTGACTTTTAAGGCTATTTATGCATCAACTAAAAACCAAGGAGCTGACAGTCCGTTTCCGGTTGCCAGCCGTTGAGAAACTGCCTTAAGTTTCTCCAATTACTTCTATGTTTTAAGACTTTTGCACCCTGACAGTTGTTTCCAATGCGACGGACTGGATTTTAAACTGTCAAACTTTGCTCAATAACGCTCGAATTGTCGATCTCTTTAGAGATTTGCCCGGGGAAATTATGGGATCTTTCCCCACGAGCGATTGAGTTATCCCCATTTTCTCGTATGGAACGGCTTTTGTCAGTGGCGATCCTTGAATATTCATTTAATCTTCATAAAATCCGTAAATTTGAGGCGATCGGATTGAAGCAGATTTTAGAAATGAATTGAGCCATTCAATTTCAGTGGGGAAACCCCTTCGGCAACGCCGCACTTATCTAGGGTTCGAGGTCGAGCAGCGTTGCAGGGTCGAATGGGACTCTAATCCGTGGTACTGGCAAAATTGAGCGTATCTTGCAGCAAAATATGGTGGGTGAAATCGACAGTCACCCGCACAATGCGCTTGCCAAAAGGTTGCCCGAGGTCTTGGTATTCGGCATAAACGGGATAGGTTCCGTCGCCGATGCCCGTAGAAACTGCAACTCCGGCTTCAAATAAGGGGGTACGACCTTGGGCGATCGCCTCTAGAACCGCATCTGGATTGGGGAAGGGCGCGTAAAGTTGACCGCCCATAGCTTCGGTATGATGAGTGGCATTGTGGGCGCCGGAGAAGGAAAAATCTTGAGCGCGATCGCTCCCGTCGGGAAGATTATCTTGCCACAAGTTCAAATAGGACGGATCGGCGATCGCCACCATACCGCAATCGACGGCGACATAACCGAGCAAACGGCGTTCGACCCCGTTGCGTTCGGGCGACAATCGCCAGTCCCCATCGACGCCGGGTCGGTCTGCGGACGCGCCGTTGAGGCTGGCGCCGAAGGGATAGTCTTCGCGATCTTGTTCCACTTCCAGATACGCATTGCGATCGAAAAAGCGGGTTTCGTAGAAATCGTAGTGGGATTGCATCCCCGGTAACTCGCCGAGATAAAGCGGTTGGACTTGCTCCCATTCGAGGGCGGGAATTTCGAGCAGTTTGGCGAGTTGGCGGGTGCGTTTGTGAGCGGCTTTGCGTTTTTTATGCTCGAAGCGCAGCATTTCTCGTACCGCCACCCATCCGGAGGGGGTATAACCTCGGGCGTCGTAGAATTCGAGTAAAACGATGCGATAGGAATCTAAAGGATAGGGATCGGTGTCGAGATCGAGCGATTCGATCGCCGGATCGAACCCGTAGACCGCGATCGCCGCCAAACAACGATCGCCGGGTATCGGGGTAATGAGGTGTTTTTGTTTAGACATAGATTGGCTGATAGGGAGCCTCAATAATATGCGAGCGCGATCGCCCATCGTCCCATAATTCATCCCGTTTGTCTTTTCCAGTTTTCCAGGAGCGACGGAGGAGGCGACCGACATGGTATTCAGCCATCAAATTCGGCTTTTCCCGAATGCCACCCGCCTAAAACCTTTAATTTTGGCAAAATCTGTGGCAAAACCTGGCGAACGCGCGCGAGCTGCCCCTCAGCCCCGATCTCTCTACA from Oxynema aestuarii AP17 harbors:
- a CDS encoding cupin-like domain-containing protein — translated: MRDLAPLLPSNWQEWIANHKSRKIADGEIVNAMIEQGIDIRIATAAVKEIIPTEKNNGDRATDGKIAQLEAKIAQQAEQLKSLKLQLDIYYDLEQLEPNFGKVERRSGLSRQEFLENYYAKNRPVILTDIVPQWKAHSRWTPDYLKKKYGHLDVSVQYDRHSNPLYEIEKEKHQKTMKLGEYADLVVNGGKTNQYYMVPFNANILKDEFQGLFEDVQLSDNYFDRSLGRERFSFWFGPEGTITPLHFDLMNSFLCQVYGRKRMRLISPNQKHLMYNYMSFHTPIDLDRPDFTKYPLFKNVNVIDVVIHPGEAMFVPAGWWHHVTALDITISLSVMNFVFPNGYDHLLSKNYEI
- a CDS encoding 2OG-Fe(II) oxygenase, whose amino-acid sequence is MSATTQNIESQVHVMMLIEGGHQCELSLSFDSPLLLELLEALQNRSQGETENNRLFQIPVDEGRSMLYFPSHSIVAIATDPPLTFGETGELKEMTQMVQSPPEPTPTPQAETPQIQAQSTADPNSSNGPVLIESRYFQIENFLTPKEHNRLLNYVLNKKSEFVQSTVSSGDPEYRKSLLLFYFEDFAELIQARLKQNFSTICKELGIGEFPISQIETQITAHNDGHYYKAHNDNGDEKTATRAISYVYYFNREPKQFSGGELKIYDSWKHNESYYTMAAESSKVVQPYNNSIVFFSSSCCHEVQPVRCSSNDFADSRFTLNGWIRY
- a CDS encoding cyclase family protein, yielding MKQIVYSQVIHLSHPIHPEIPRWPGDPPVEFEAIAQLPEDGYYLRRFSMGEHSATHINAPNSFYTDGVGIDAYAAESLILPAVVLDWRDRAIAHPDSVVEIADILAWEALHGAIAPGSVVLLYTGWQQRWASGEQFINDRHFPGFAAETSQFLLERRQIGGVGTDTHGVDPGQDDRFATNRQILAKQGIVLENLANLDRLPPTGTTLAIGILRLQKGSGSPAAVFAFIP
- a CDS encoding DUF3386 domain-containing protein produces the protein MTRFRAISIAMLHRFTRIVLTLTCCVALLATVWGGSTPANAAPMAFSESHSALEVFREAYENRYTWDEDFPGYQAAVEVNWNGETYRGQLRLDADLNGEVTGIDNPEVTKEVSQQLNMLATHRHAVPFERAHEEESFNFGEIRNNGAVEIDQIGGTPSYYLVRDRKIVQVNRLMGEVAVKVDLLGDRDTPNGYLGTQYRAVFTADATGETLAKVNFEDFYDKIGGYYIPTRQKIETVETGKTSQVKIDLTDVQLLS
- a CDS encoding pyridoxal phosphate-dependent aminotransferase; translation: MKLAARVGQVTPSLTLAISAQAKAMKAEGIDVCSFSAGEPDFDTPDHIKAAAKKALDEGKTKYGPAAGDPQLRAAIAAKLQTENQLDYQAENTIVTNGGKHSLYNLMVALLDPGDEVIIPAPYWLSYPEMVKLAEGTPKIVDTTAENGYKLTPQQLRDACTPKTRLLVLNSPSNPTGMVYTPQELRAIAEVVVERDILVVSDEIYEKIIYDDAEQVSIGSLSPEIFARTIISNGFAKAYSMTGWRLGFLAGPLELIKAVSTLQSHSTSNVCTFAQYGAIAALEGSQDCVEEMRQAFAKRRTYILDRLKAIPGLTCPEPKGAFYVFPNISQTGMKSLDFCKALLDRENVATIPGIAFGADDCIRLSYATDLPTIEKGMDRLERFVRSHL
- a CDS encoding DUF4241 domain-containing protein, which codes for MSKQKHLITPIPGDRCLAAIAVYGFDPAIESLDLDTDPYPLDSYRIVLLEFYDARGYTPSGWVAVREMLRFEHKKRKAAHKRTRQLAKLLEIPALEWEQVQPLYLGELPGMQSHYDFYETRFFDRNAYLEVEQDREDYPFGASLNGASADRPGVDGDWRLSPERNGVERRLLGYVAVDCGMVAIADPSYLNLWQDNLPDGSDRAQDFSFSGAHNATHHTEAMGGQLYAPFPNPDAVLEAIAQGRTPLFEAGVAVSTGIGDGTYPVYAEYQDLGQPFGKRIVRVTVDFTHHILLQDTLNFASTTD